The following are encoded together in the Dickeya lacustris genome:
- the cmoB gene encoding tRNA 5-methoxyuridine(34)/uridine 5-oxyacetic acid(34) synthase CmoB, with product MIDFGHFYQLIAKGPLSHWLNTLPAQLHEWQQASLHGEFKTWFNTVEHLPLLKPDTLDLTHSVTASLNSPLTPRHQAGIERLLRNLMPWRKGPFSLYGIHIDTEWRSDWKWERVHPHISPLQDRLILDVGCGSGYHLWRMVGAGAKLAVGIDPMQLFLCQFESVRKLLGDDQRAHLLPLGIEQLPALGAFDTVFSMGVLYHRRSPLDHLLQLKNQLVCGGELVLETLVVEGDEHCVLLPGERYAQMRNVYFLPSTAALSRWLEKCGFVDIRVVDECVTTLEEQRRTDWMTSGSLADFLDPNDRQKTLEGYPAPRRAVLVAQKP from the coding sequence ATGATTGATTTTGGCCATTTTTATCAGTTGATCGCCAAAGGCCCTCTTAGCCATTGGCTTAATACGTTACCCGCTCAGTTACACGAGTGGCAGCAGGCCTCGCTACACGGTGAATTTAAAACCTGGTTCAATACGGTTGAACATTTACCGTTACTCAAGCCGGATACGCTGGATCTGACCCATAGCGTCACCGCCAGCCTCAATAGCCCATTGACACCACGCCATCAGGCCGGTATTGAGCGGCTATTGCGTAATCTCATGCCCTGGCGCAAGGGGCCATTTTCTCTTTATGGCATTCATATCGATACCGAATGGCGTTCCGACTGGAAATGGGAGCGCGTTCATCCCCACATCAGCCCGTTACAAGACCGTCTGATTCTGGATGTCGGTTGTGGTAGCGGATATCACCTGTGGCGGATGGTAGGAGCCGGGGCCAAATTGGCCGTAGGGATCGATCCTATGCAGCTTTTCTTATGCCAGTTCGAATCCGTGCGCAAACTGTTGGGCGACGATCAACGAGCGCATTTGCTTCCCTTGGGCATAGAACAGCTACCGGCGCTCGGTGCGTTTGATACCGTCTTCTCAATGGGGGTGCTCTACCACCGCCGCTCCCCGCTCGATCACCTTTTGCAATTAAAAAACCAACTGGTGTGCGGGGGTGAACTGGTACTGGAGACGCTGGTCGTAGAAGGTGATGAACACTGTGTCTTATTGCCCGGAGAGCGGTACGCGCAAATGCGCAACGTCTATTTTCTGCCGTCAACCGCCGCACTGTCGCGCTGGCTGGAAAAATGCGGTTTTGTCGATATTCGCGTGGTGGATGAGTGCGTGACAACACTTGAGGAACAGCGCCGCACCGACTGGATGACCAGCGGCTCATTGGCTGATTTTCTTGACCCGAACGATCGGCAAAAAACGCTTGAAGGCTACCCGGCGCCGCGCCGTGCTGTATTGGTGGCGCAAAAACCCTGA